In a single window of the Heterodontus francisci isolate sHetFra1 chromosome 35, sHetFra1.hap1, whole genome shotgun sequence genome:
- the LOC137350738 gene encoding histone H2A-like translates to MSGRGKTSGKARAKAKSRSSRAGLQFPVGRVHRHLRKGNYAERVGAGAPVYLAAVLEYLTAEILELAGNAARDNKKTRIIPRHLQLAVRNDEELNKLLGGVTIAQGGVLPNIQAVLLPK, encoded by the coding sequence atgtctggaagaggaaagaccagcggcaaagctcgggccaaggccaagtctcgctcctcccgggctggactgcagttcccggtgggccgtgttcacaggcacctaagaaagggcaactatgctgagcgtgtgggtgccggagccccggtctatctagctgctgtgctcgagtatctgaccgctgaaatcctcgagctggctggcaacgcggcccgggacaacaagaagacccgcatcattcccagacacctgcagctggccgtgcgcaacgacgaggagctcaacaagctgctgggaggggtgactatcgctcagggtggggtgctgcctaatatccaggccgtgctgctgcccaag